From a region of the Geothrix sp. 21YS21S-2 genome:
- a CDS encoding epoxide hydrolase family protein — protein MQITPFTIRIPDEVLSGLRNRILNTRWPGQAPGAPWAQGTDLAYLKRLLDHWANRFDWRAQERHLNTFKHFRAEIGGVAIHFVHERAREGKGIPLVLTHGWPSSFLEFLPLVPLLTRPEANGIDGPAFDLVIPSLPGYGFSERPAQADYLTVARMWHELMQGLGYGRYGAGGGDFGAGVVSYMALENPAPMIGLHLTTMELWPPLGVGTPPLTGAERAYVDRIRQWDEVERGYSAIQSTRPQTLGYALNDSPAGLAAWILEKWRAWSDSGGDLEEHFTEDFLLTMLTLYWATESITPSMRDYFDNRWNGAAIQPGVRIGVPTAFANFDNNFVSEGAPPREWAERLYDVHRWTAMPHGGHFGPAEDPGRLAREIGAFFSALPGSG, from the coding sequence ATGCAGATCACGCCCTTCACGATCCGTATTCCCGATGAGGTCCTGTCCGGCCTCCGGAACCGCATCCTCAACACCCGCTGGCCTGGACAGGCCCCGGGAGCCCCCTGGGCGCAGGGAACCGACCTGGCCTACCTGAAGCGCCTCCTCGACCACTGGGCCAATCGTTTCGACTGGCGGGCCCAGGAACGTCATTTGAATACCTTCAAGCACTTTCGCGCTGAAATCGGTGGCGTCGCGATCCACTTCGTTCACGAACGTGCGCGGGAGGGAAAAGGGATCCCCCTGGTCCTGACCCATGGCTGGCCAAGCTCGTTCCTGGAATTCCTGCCGCTGGTGCCCCTCCTGACCCGCCCGGAAGCCAACGGTATCGACGGCCCGGCCTTCGACCTCGTCATCCCGTCCCTTCCGGGATACGGCTTCTCGGAGCGGCCAGCACAGGCCGACTACCTGACCGTCGCGCGGATGTGGCATGAGCTCATGCAGGGACTCGGCTACGGGCGGTATGGGGCCGGGGGCGGAGATTTCGGCGCAGGGGTGGTCAGCTACATGGCGCTCGAGAATCCGGCGCCCATGATCGGCCTCCATCTGACCACGATGGAACTCTGGCCGCCGCTGGGTGTCGGGACTCCCCCGTTGACGGGGGCCGAACGAGCCTATGTCGACCGGATCCGCCAATGGGACGAAGTCGAGCGGGGCTATTCCGCCATCCAGTCCACAAGGCCCCAGACCCTGGGCTATGCTCTGAACGATTCGCCTGCCGGACTCGCGGCCTGGATCCTCGAAAAGTGGCGGGCGTGGAGCGACTCGGGCGGTGACCTCGAGGAGCACTTCACCGAGGATTTCCTCCTCACGATGCTCACCCTCTACTGGGCGACGGAGTCCATCACGCCGTCGATGCGCGACTATTTCGACAACCGGTGGAACGGAGCGGCAATCCAGCCTGGGGTCCGGATAGGGGTGCCCACGGCATTTGCCAACTTCGACAACAACTTTGTTTCCGAAGGGGCCCCACCACGGGAATGGGCGGAGCGGCTTTATGACGTGCACCGTTGGACCGCCATGCCCCACGGGGGCCATTTTGGCCCGGCGGAGGATCCTGGCCGCCTGGCGCGCGAAATCGGAGCCTTCTTCTCGGCACTTCCCGGATCCGGGTGA
- a CDS encoding ATP-binding protein produces MDFVWRSTFDAVPDLLAVLDENRNLLQVNKALLSRLGPAGKEVLGRPCYEVFHQAGQPPENCPLHETQRDGLAHDAEVRVEGLGGDYQVRTSPIFDGQGRLRGTVHLARDVSDRRIRERGLQQLNRVVQALSRSSQAMARAQDEAGYLDEVCRIVVEDCGCFLAWIGYKIHDSELSIRPMAWAGFEDGYLSTLGLTWADKERGRGPTGTAIRSGQPSLCRNMDTDPNFAPWRQEARARGYASSLGLPLMNGQEVFGALTVYSAEAEAFTEAQVRVLGELADDLAHGILTLRLRESERRAQEALRESTEDLKRLNDELEQRVQERTADLVRANEALTARILDRDRALEALRESEEKLRHAQKMEAIGTLAGGVAHDFNNLLQVINGYSEMSLERLNADHPLRGHLETIQRAGQKGAALTRQLLAFSRKQVLAPEILDLNALFREMEKFFQRVVKEDIRLAFDLEPGLGPVEADHGQLEQVIMNLVVNARDAMPRGGTLTLETRRKDGFATFSVTDTGEGMPPEVVGRIFEPFFTTKGVGKGTGLGLSTALGIVEQSGGTLEVHSTPGLGTTFTVSLPFATDLEAKAGIIPEPEPGTGTETVLLVEDDEGVRQLTAHHLRAAGYRVLEAPDAALALEVLHSFREPVHLLLTDVVMPGMGGRELAHAVRSLRPGTKVVFMSGYPDALAAPDEVWTESILISKPFDRAKLLCMVRNALDS; encoded by the coding sequence ATGGATTTCGTCTGGCGGAGCACCTTCGATGCGGTGCCCGACCTGCTGGCCGTGCTTGACGAGAACCGGAACCTCCTCCAGGTGAACAAGGCCCTCCTGAGCCGGCTGGGTCCCGCCGGGAAGGAGGTCCTGGGCAGGCCCTGCTACGAGGTCTTCCACCAGGCTGGCCAACCGCCGGAAAACTGTCCGCTCCATGAGACCCAGAGGGACGGCCTTGCCCACGATGCCGAGGTTCGGGTGGAGGGCCTGGGCGGGGACTACCAGGTGCGCACGTCGCCCATCTTCGATGGCCAGGGGCGGCTGCGGGGCACGGTCCACCTGGCCCGGGACGTCTCGGACCGCAGGATCCGGGAGCGGGGCCTCCAGCAGTTGAACCGCGTGGTCCAGGCCCTGAGCCGGAGCAGCCAGGCCATGGCCCGGGCCCAGGACGAGGCGGGCTACCTGGACGAGGTCTGCCGCATCGTGGTGGAGGACTGCGGCTGCTTCCTGGCGTGGATCGGCTACAAGATCCACGATTCGGAGCTGTCCATCCGCCCCATGGCCTGGGCCGGGTTCGAGGACGGCTACCTGTCGACCCTCGGGCTCACCTGGGCGGACAAGGAAAGGGGCCGGGGGCCCACCGGGACGGCCATCCGCTCAGGCCAGCCCAGCCTCTGCCGGAACATGGACACCGATCCGAACTTCGCGCCCTGGCGGCAGGAGGCCCGCGCACGCGGCTATGCGTCGTCCCTGGGCCTGCCCCTGATGAACGGCCAGGAGGTCTTCGGCGCGCTCACGGTCTATTCCGCGGAGGCGGAGGCGTTCACCGAGGCCCAGGTGCGGGTCCTGGGCGAACTGGCGGATGACCTCGCCCACGGAATCCTCACCCTGCGCCTGCGGGAATCCGAGCGCAGGGCCCAGGAGGCCCTGCGGGAAAGCACCGAGGACCTCAAGCGCCTCAACGATGAGCTCGAACAGCGGGTGCAGGAGCGCACCGCGGATCTCGTGCGGGCCAACGAGGCGCTCACGGCGCGGATCCTGGACCGCGACCGGGCCCTGGAGGCCCTGCGGGAGAGCGAGGAGAAGCTGCGCCACGCCCAGAAGATGGAGGCCATCGGCACCCTGGCCGGGGGCGTCGCCCACGACTTCAACAACCTGCTCCAGGTCATCAACGGTTATTCGGAAATGTCCCTGGAGCGCCTGAACGCGGACCATCCCCTGCGGGGGCACCTGGAGACGATCCAGAGGGCCGGCCAGAAGGGAGCGGCCCTCACCCGGCAGTTGCTGGCCTTCAGCCGCAAGCAGGTGCTCGCCCCGGAGATCCTCGACCTCAACGCCCTCTTCCGCGAAATGGAGAAGTTCTTCCAGCGGGTGGTGAAGGAGGACATCCGGCTGGCGTTCGACCTGGAGCCCGGCCTGGGTCCGGTGGAGGCGGACCATGGCCAGTTGGAGCAGGTGATCATGAACCTCGTGGTCAACGCCCGGGACGCCATGCCCAGGGGCGGCACCCTGACCCTGGAGACCCGCCGGAAGGACGGCTTCGCCACGTTCTCGGTGACCGACACCGGCGAAGGCATGCCCCCCGAGGTGGTGGGCCGGATCTTCGAGCCGTTCTTCACCACCAAGGGCGTCGGCAAGGGCACGGGCCTGGGCCTCAGCACCGCCCTGGGCATCGTCGAGCAGAGCGGCGGGACCTTGGAGGTGCACTCCACCCCGGGCCTGGGCACCACCTTCACGGTCAGCCTGCCCTTCGCCACGGACCTGGAGGCCAAGGCCGGCATCATTCCGGAACCGGAGCCCGGGACGGGCACCGAGACGGTCCTCCTGGTGGAGGACGACGAAGGGGTCCGCCAGCTCACCGCGCACCATCTGCGGGCCGCGGGCTACCGGGTGCTGGAGGCTCCGGACGCCGCCCTGGCCCTGGAAGTCCTCCATTCCTTCCGGGAACCCGTCCACCTCCTCCTGACCGACGTGGTGATGCCCGGCATGGGCGGCCGGGAGCTGGCCCACGCCGTGCGGAGCCTGCGTCCGGGGACGAAGGTGGTCTTCATGTCGGGCTACCCCGACGCCCTGGCCGCGCCCGACGAGGTGTGGACGGAGAGCATCCTGATCTCCAAGCCCTTCGACCGCGCCAAGCTGCTCTGCATGGTCCGCAACGCGCTGGACAGCTAG
- the metG gene encoding methionine--tRNA ligase, producing the protein MSERCYITTPIYYVNDRPHIGHTYTTVLADVMARHRRMMGEELYFLTGTDEHGQKIEKAAAARGITPKALADEVVPNFENLWTRMGLTHDHFVRTTHAQHKATVQAKFQQLLASGDIFKDTYVGLYSVSDEAYVTETQAKELQAQGLAHQLVELKEESYFFRLSAYENWLIQLYEKHPEFVRPEFRLNEVKQFVAPGGARGHLEDLSISRTSITWGIPVPGDEKHVVYVWFDALLNYLSACREGFWPPTFQLVGKDILRFHAIYWPAFLMAMFREEGDDLQGELPARIRELLPRTILAHGWWLMGEDKMSKSKGNVVRPDELLTFGVDAVRFFFMREMTVGLDRSFSFEGFMDRLNADLANGLGNLASRTLSMLQRYRAGVVPTPSVLDAQDREALEAGRLAAAAYLERAEANDFHGALEGLWTYLRQLDGYIVKAEPWKLAKDDANKDKLDTVLCTLYRALRATAILVAPVMPGLAQTLWACLGQSGPVASQRFADFAYDAPAPGPVLAPEPLFQRIDKETVMNELAGSDPAPAAPVVEAPLEVPPLKDVVEYDTFALTDLRVGLVLTAEAVPKSKKLIKMTVDLGFEKRTILGGIAAAYTPEELVGRKVVVVANLAPRALMGIESHGMLLAASDNNSKPYLVAPPDDARPGFVVR; encoded by the coding sequence GTGTCGGAACGCTGCTACATCACCACCCCCATCTACTACGTGAACGACCGGCCCCACATCGGCCACACGTACACCACCGTCCTGGCGGATGTGATGGCCCGGCACCGGCGGATGATGGGGGAGGAGCTGTACTTCCTCACCGGCACCGACGAGCACGGCCAGAAGATCGAGAAGGCCGCGGCCGCCCGTGGCATCACCCCCAAGGCCCTGGCCGACGAGGTCGTGCCCAACTTCGAGAACCTGTGGACCCGCATGGGCCTCACGCACGACCACTTCGTGCGCACCACCCACGCGCAGCACAAGGCCACCGTGCAGGCCAAGTTCCAGCAGCTCCTGGCCTCGGGCGACATCTTCAAGGACACCTATGTCGGCCTCTATTCGGTCAGCGACGAGGCCTACGTCACCGAGACCCAGGCCAAGGAGCTGCAGGCCCAGGGCCTCGCCCACCAGCTGGTGGAGCTCAAGGAGGAGAGCTACTTCTTCCGCCTCTCCGCCTACGAGAACTGGCTCATCCAGCTGTACGAGAAGCACCCCGAGTTCGTGCGGCCCGAGTTCCGCCTGAACGAGGTCAAGCAGTTCGTGGCCCCGGGCGGCGCCAGGGGCCACCTGGAGGACCTGAGCATCAGCCGCACCAGCATCACCTGGGGCATCCCGGTGCCCGGGGACGAGAAGCACGTCGTCTACGTGTGGTTCGACGCGCTGCTCAACTACCTCTCCGCGTGCCGAGAGGGCTTCTGGCCCCCCACCTTCCAGCTGGTGGGCAAGGACATCCTGCGCTTCCACGCCATCTACTGGCCCGCCTTCCTCATGGCGATGTTCCGCGAGGAGGGCGACGACCTCCAGGGGGAACTGCCCGCGCGCATCCGCGAGCTGCTCCCCCGCACCATCCTGGCCCACGGGTGGTGGCTCATGGGCGAGGACAAGATGTCCAAGTCCAAGGGCAACGTCGTCCGCCCCGACGAGCTCCTCACCTTCGGCGTGGACGCGGTGCGCTTCTTCTTCATGCGCGAGATGACCGTGGGCCTCGACCGCAGCTTCTCCTTCGAGGGCTTCATGGACCGTCTCAACGCCGACCTCGCCAACGGTCTGGGCAACCTGGCCTCGCGCACCCTGAGCATGCTCCAGCGGTACCGCGCCGGCGTCGTGCCCACCCCCTCCGTGCTGGACGCCCAGGACCGGGAGGCCCTGGAAGCCGGGCGCCTGGCTGCCGCCGCCTACCTGGAGCGGGCCGAGGCCAACGACTTCCACGGCGCCCTGGAAGGCCTCTGGACCTACCTGCGCCAGCTGGACGGCTACATCGTCAAGGCCGAGCCCTGGAAGCTGGCCAAGGACGACGCCAACAAGGACAAGCTGGACACCGTGCTCTGCACGCTGTACCGGGCCCTGCGGGCCACCGCGATCCTGGTGGCCCCCGTCATGCCCGGCCTGGCCCAGACGCTCTGGGCCTGCCTGGGCCAGTCCGGCCCGGTGGCCTCCCAGCGGTTCGCGGACTTCGCGTACGACGCGCCGGCCCCCGGTCCCGTCCTCGCCCCCGAGCCTCTTTTCCAACGCATCGACAAGGAGACAGTGATGAACGAGCTCGCGGGGTCCGACCCCGCTCCCGCCGCCCCCGTGGTGGAGGCGCCCCTGGAGGTGCCCCCCCTGAAGGACGTGGTGGAGTACGACACCTTCGCCCTGACCGACCTGCGGGTGGGCCTGGTGCTCACCGCCGAGGCCGTCCCCAAGAGCAAGAAGCTCATCAAGATGACCGTCGACCTGGGCTTCGAGAAGCGCACCATCCTTGGCGGCATCGCCGCCGCCTACACCCCCGAGGAACTGGTGGGCCGCAAGGTCGTGGTGGTGGCCAACCTGGCGCCCCGGGCCCTCATGGGCATCGAGAGCCACGGCATGCTCCTGGCCGCCAGCGACAACAACTCCAAGCCCTACCTCGTCGCGCCCCCCGACGACGCCCGCCCGGGTTTCGTCGTCCGATAG
- a CDS encoding peptidylprolyl isomerase, whose protein sequence is MTRVKLTTSKGDINVELFPKEAPGTVANFVKLSKDGFYDGLAFHRVIPSFVIQGGCPNTREGAGGAPGTGGPGWRIKCETAGNPHKHELGALSMAHAGKDTGGSQFFIVNGDASNVRHLDGVHTVFGKCVSAEDIAVVQAIRANDRIIKAEVTEE, encoded by the coding sequence ATGACCCGCGTGAAACTGACAACCAGCAAGGGCGACATCAATGTGGAACTGTTTCCGAAGGAAGCGCCGGGCACCGTGGCCAACTTCGTGAAGCTCTCCAAGGACGGCTTCTACGACGGCTTGGCCTTCCACCGCGTGATCCCCTCCTTCGTCATCCAGGGGGGCTGCCCCAACACCCGTGAAGGCGCCGGCGGCGCCCCGGGCACCGGCGGCCCGGGCTGGAGGATCAAGTGCGAGACCGCCGGCAACCCCCACAAGCACGAGCTGGGCGCCCTGTCCATGGCCCACGCCGGCAAGGACACCGGCGGCAGCCAGTTCTTCATCGTCAACGGCGACGCCTCCAACGTCCGCCACCTGGACGGGGTCCACACCGTCTTCGGCAAGTGCGTGAGCGCCGAGGACATCGCGGTCGTCCAGGCCATCAGGGCCAATGACCGCATCATCAAGGCCGAAGTCACCGAGGAGTAG
- a CDS encoding exodeoxyribonuclease III, protein MKFFSWNVNGFRAVLKSGFMDWLEKADPDVLSLQEIRADWDQVDLGVRRDLECAFDVAWFPSTSKKGYAGTATLTKKELGFKHTHGMGLELFDQEGRMVISTRGDLTFMAGYFPNASAGLVRLPFKRQFARDLAADIRARHARGEKIVLTGDMNVAPEDIDLARPKDNRMNPGFTDEEREDFRLYLKEGMVDILRERNPGVPGLYTWWTARGGAREKNVGWRIDNFLVSRDLAPRVKDARIHPDVMGSDHCPISIDLD, encoded by the coding sequence TTGAAATTCTTCAGCTGGAACGTCAACGGCTTCCGCGCCGTGCTCAAGAGCGGCTTCATGGACTGGCTGGAGAAGGCCGATCCCGACGTGCTCTCCCTCCAGGAGATCCGCGCCGACTGGGACCAGGTGGACCTGGGCGTGCGCCGGGACCTGGAATGCGCCTTCGACGTGGCCTGGTTCCCCTCCACCAGCAAGAAGGGCTACGCCGGCACCGCCACCCTCACGAAGAAGGAACTCGGCTTCAAGCACACCCATGGCATGGGGCTCGAGCTCTTCGACCAGGAAGGCCGGATGGTCATCAGCACCCGCGGCGACCTGACCTTCATGGCGGGCTACTTTCCCAACGCCTCCGCGGGGCTGGTGCGCCTGCCCTTCAAGCGCCAGTTCGCGCGCGACCTGGCCGCCGACATCAGGGCCCGCCACGCCCGTGGCGAGAAGATCGTCCTCACCGGCGACATGAACGTCGCCCCCGAGGACATCGACCTGGCCCGCCCCAAGGACAACCGCATGAACCCCGGCTTCACGGACGAGGAGCGGGAGGACTTCCGGCTCTACCTGAAGGAGGGCATGGTGGACATCCTGCGGGAGCGCAATCCCGGCGTCCCCGGCCTCTACACCTGGTGGACCGCGAGGGGCGGCGCGAGGGAGAAGAACGTCGGGTGGCGCATCGACAACTTCCTGGTGAGCAGGGACCTCGCTCCCCGCGTGAAGGACGCCAGGATCCACCCGGACGTGATGGGATCGGACCACTGCCCGATCAGCATCGATCTGGACTAG
- a CDS encoding HU family DNA-binding protein: protein METMETLTKADLSKHLIENLEMAKKDADLMVNSFLDSIVESLHRGEGVELRGFGSFRLRDRKARQGRNPRSGQSIHVPPKRVVYFKLGKELRSRLIDD, encoded by the coding sequence ATGGAAACGATGGAAACCCTCACCAAAGCGGACCTCTCCAAGCATCTCATCGAGAATCTCGAGATGGCCAAGAAGGACGCCGACCTCATGGTCAATTCCTTCCTCGACAGCATCGTGGAATCCCTCCACCGCGGCGAAGGCGTTGAACTGCGCGGCTTCGGCTCCTTCCGCCTGCGCGACCGCAAGGCGCGCCAGGGCCGGAATCCCCGCAGCGGCCAGTCCATCCACGTTCCCCCCAAGCGGGTGGTCTACTTCAAGCTCGGCAAGGAGCTGCGCAGCCGGCTCATCGACGACTAG
- a CDS encoding leucyl aminopeptidase → MPTIEISSQTGKDFSGDVLIVPVFSGRERHRLPLAISKVARQVMDESDFKADYLEVVPLHHPNGVKDCRWMLLVGLGEEEAVTHNKIRKAVGTAARNALKKGWKRVGIVSPSTSSLDHDEVQVAVLEGALLADYDFAAFKGKPEPKRFESLDVFTNGDDTRKARRRLPQIEAGVGACHRVRDLANTPASDLHPESFAAEAQKLAKAHKLGIEVLGPDELAKGNFNAVLAVAKGSARPARVVKLEYKPKEKAKRHIILVGKGVTFDSGGLSLKDAGGMETMKDDMTGAAIVLATLVACAQLEAPIQVTGLMGLVENMPSGTSYKPGDVIRARSGKTIEVLNTDAEGRLVLADLLDWASGMGADHIVDLATLTGACVVALGDGVSGVMGTDQKLVERLLDAGSRSGEYLWQLPLVEEYKEALRSKVADVKNITGTKWGGSITAGLFLSEFVSAGSWAHVDLSGNWSTSERDFRPHGATGEGPRWLLDWILG, encoded by the coding sequence ATGCCTACCATCGAAATCAGTTCCCAGACCGGCAAGGACTTCTCGGGCGACGTGCTGATCGTTCCGGTGTTCTCAGGCCGCGAACGTCACAGGCTGCCTCTCGCCATCAGCAAGGTCGCAAGACAGGTCATGGACGAAAGCGATTTCAAGGCGGACTATCTTGAAGTTGTGCCGCTCCATCACCCCAATGGAGTGAAAGATTGCCGCTGGATGCTTCTCGTCGGCCTGGGCGAAGAAGAGGCCGTTACCCACAACAAAATCCGCAAGGCGGTGGGAACTGCCGCCCGCAACGCCCTCAAGAAGGGCTGGAAGCGGGTGGGCATCGTGAGCCCGTCCACCTCCTCCCTGGACCACGACGAGGTCCAGGTGGCCGTGCTGGAAGGCGCCCTCCTGGCCGACTACGACTTCGCGGCCTTCAAGGGCAAGCCCGAGCCCAAGCGGTTCGAGAGCCTGGACGTCTTCACCAACGGCGACGACACCCGCAAGGCCCGGCGCCGCCTCCCCCAGATCGAGGCCGGCGTGGGCGCCTGCCACCGCGTGCGGGACCTGGCCAACACCCCCGCCTCCGACCTGCACCCCGAGTCCTTCGCCGCCGAGGCCCAGAAGCTGGCCAAGGCCCACAAGCTGGGCATCGAGGTCCTGGGCCCCGACGAGCTGGCCAAGGGCAACTTCAACGCCGTGCTGGCGGTGGCCAAGGGCTCCGCCCGCCCCGCGCGCGTCGTCAAGCTCGAGTACAAGCCCAAGGAGAAGGCCAAGCGCCACATCATCCTGGTGGGCAAGGGCGTCACATTCGATTCCGGCGGCCTCTCCCTCAAGGACGCCGGCGGCATGGAGACCATGAAGGACGATATGACCGGCGCGGCCATCGTGCTGGCCACCCTCGTGGCCTGCGCGCAGCTGGAGGCCCCCATCCAGGTCACCGGGCTCATGGGCCTTGTGGAGAACATGCCCTCGGGCACCAGCTACAAGCCCGGCGACGTCATCCGCGCCCGCAGCGGCAAGACCATCGAGGTCCTGAACACGGACGCCGAGGGCCGCCTGGTGCTGGCCGACCTCCTGGACTGGGCGTCCGGCATGGGCGCCGACCACATCGTGGACCTGGCGACCCTCACCGGCGCCTGCGTCGTGGCCCTGGGCGACGGCGTCTCGGGGGTCATGGGCACGGACCAGAAGCTGGTGGAACGCCTCCTGGACGCGGGCTCGCGCTCGGGCGAATACCTCTGGCAGCTGCCCCTGGTGGAGGAGTACAAGGAGGCCCTGCGCAGCAAGGTCGCCGACGTGAAGAACATCACCGGCACCAAGTGGGGCGGGTCCATCACCGCCGGCCTCTTCCTCTCCGAGTTCGTCTCCGCGGGATCCTGGGCCCACGTGGACCTCTCGGGCAACTGGTCCACGTCCGAGCGCGATTTCCGTCCCCACGGCGCCACCGGGGAAGGCCCGCGCTGGCTGCTGGACTGGATCCTCGGCTAA
- a CDS encoding alpha/beta hydrolase, with the protein MAPKYRLVLGPALLALAVLGVFVVSRARSVARELTDPPFYHVQPLERVEATYRDLAKGGFGDPGGAWETFDAGPRRVWFLRRAEPAPGVVLMLHGFGDDRWGTSPALRQFPHLDAAIFTYLGRDDAMREGRPAPPVTFGAKESREVAGVVHALEAKGYPRRHILLLGRSLGASVALLALAQLEKEDRGPLGGIIWEGAPASSRDFAERLVRGPEDRFWHPFLAPAIGSLGSAWAAAKGGYDRDATDLKLQVDDMRLRTPSLCFIASQDRLAPPPVQRWVASRFKVNRSVEVPTWHLHCSEILGSRYGDEVRAATESWIPSRR; encoded by the coding sequence ATGGCGCCGAAGTACCGGCTGGTCCTGGGGCCGGCTCTCCTGGCCCTGGCGGTCCTGGGCGTGTTCGTGGTCTCCAGGGCCCGGTCCGTGGCCCGGGAGCTCACGGACCCGCCCTTCTACCATGTCCAGCCCCTGGAGCGGGTGGAGGCCACCTACCGCGACCTGGCCAAGGGCGGCTTCGGCGACCCGGGCGGCGCGTGGGAGACCTTCGACGCGGGGCCCCGCAGGGTCTGGTTCCTGCGCCGCGCCGAACCCGCGCCCGGCGTGGTGCTCATGCTCCACGGCTTCGGCGACGACCGCTGGGGCACCAGCCCCGCCCTGCGGCAGTTCCCGCATCTGGACGCGGCGATCTTCACGTACCTGGGCCGCGACGACGCCATGCGCGAAGGCCGCCCCGCGCCGCCGGTGACCTTCGGCGCCAAGGAGTCCCGCGAGGTGGCCGGCGTGGTGCACGCCCTGGAGGCGAAGGGCTACCCCCGCCGGCACATCCTCCTGCTGGGCCGCAGCCTGGGCGCCAGCGTGGCCCTGCTGGCCCTGGCCCAGCTGGAGAAGGAGGACCGGGGCCCCCTGGGCGGGATCATCTGGGAAGGCGCTCCCGCCAGCAGCAGGGACTTCGCCGAACGCCTCGTGCGCGGCCCCGAGGACCGCTTCTGGCATCCGTTCCTGGCCCCGGCCATCGGGAGCCTGGGCAGCGCCTGGGCGGCGGCGAAGGGCGGCTACGACCGCGACGCGACCGACCTGAAGCTGCAGGTCGACGACATGCGCCTGCGGACTCCCAGCCTCTGTTTCATCGCCTCCCAGGACCGCCTGGCCCCGCCCCCGGTGCAGCGCTGGGTGGCCTCGCGCTTCAAGGTGAACCGGTCCGTGGAGGTGCCGACCTGGCACCTCCACTGTTCCGAGATCCTGGGCAGCCGCTACGGGGACGAAGTGCGGGCGGCCACCGAATCGTGGATACCTAGTCGTCGATGA
- a CDS encoding secretin N-terminal domain-containing protein, protein MQLFARPSLTPFLARFGLVASLGLGLLQAQPAGQGREGDAPSAPPELNEPRSLAGMNLDFTRGAKLGEVFQSLGKQSGVSINLHASVSAQDLSTTADLRGMGFLRALDTLMLQNDLFYKVTDPASLMVFKKTPQNLQEFETKALRTFYLANAGVDTIRQTLNALMPHLRVFTDKRLNAVTALGNAGDLAKVRQIVTSLDRRQGEVRLVMELVEVSRKAAVSAGLLRTVETPASPGANAVPAEQALARVMQDGRSRLLASPDLRVLSGEFGEVRTSWKPALNPEAGLAKAPKAAPSGKPGPGPSAQADILGARIKVKPRLFPDHEVTLEVECEITDPSKGGEPSGPGASTQSLKTSVRIKDGETVVFGGLLEEENHARLAAGARGGKDRLLVVKAVVVRAGEQ, encoded by the coding sequence ATGCAGCTGTTCGCCCGCCCATCGCTGACCCCTTTTCTGGCTCGGTTCGGCCTGGTGGCGAGCCTCGGTCTCGGGTTGCTCCAGGCACAACCCGCCGGCCAAGGGCGGGAGGGCGATGCCCCTTCTGCGCCTCCGGAGCTGAACGAACCCCGGTCCCTGGCCGGCATGAACCTGGATTTCACACGAGGGGCGAAGCTGGGCGAGGTCTTCCAGAGCCTGGGCAAGCAGTCGGGTGTCAGCATCAACCTCCACGCCTCGGTCTCGGCCCAGGATCTCTCCACCACGGCGGATCTCCGGGGCATGGGCTTCCTGCGGGCGCTGGACACCCTCATGCTCCAGAACGATCTCTTCTACAAGGTGACGGACCCCGCGTCCCTCATGGTCTTCAAGAAGACGCCCCAGAACCTTCAGGAATTCGAGACCAAGGCCCTCCGCACCTTCTACCTCGCCAACGCCGGGGTGGACACCATCCGCCAGACGCTCAATGCCCTCATGCCCCACCTGCGGGTGTTCACCGACAAGCGGCTCAACGCCGTCACCGCCCTGGGCAATGCCGGCGACCTGGCCAAGGTCCGGCAGATCGTCACCAGCCTGGACCGCCGCCAGGGCGAGGTGAGGCTTGTGATGGAGCTGGTCGAAGTCTCCCGCAAGGCTGCGGTGTCCGCCGGACTCCTGCGGACGGTGGAGACGCCCGCCAGCCCGGGCGCGAACGCCGTGCCCGCCGAACAGGCCCTTGCGCGCGTGATGCAGGACGGGCGCAGCAGGCTTCTGGCAAGCCCGGACCTGCGGGTGCTCTCCGGAGAATTCGGCGAGGTGCGGACCAGCTGGAAACCCGCCCTGAATCCGGAGGCAGGCCTGGCGAAGGCCCCCAAGGCCGCTCCCTCCGGCAAACCCGGACCCGGACCCTCCGCCCAGGCGGACATCCTGGGCGCGCGGATCAAGGTGAAACCCAGGCTGTTTCCCGATCATGAGGTCACCTTGGAGGTGGAGTGCGAAATCACGGACCCCTCCAAGGGCGGCGAACCGTCCGGACCCGGCGCCAGCACGCAGAGCCTGAAGACCTCCGTGCGCATCAAGGACGGCGAGACCGTGGTCTTCGGCGGGCTGCTGGAGGAAGAGAACCACGCCAGGCTGGCGGCGGGCGCCCGCGGCGGCAAGGACCGCCTGCTGGTCGTGAAGGCCGTGGTCGTGCGCGCCGGCGAACAATAG